One Mycolicibacterium crocinum DNA window includes the following coding sequences:
- a CDS encoding MarR family winged helix-turn-helix transcriptional regulator: MSRNPEADEVWRAMTALVTDNRDSWRRATVDQTGLPLSRIRILLRLSRGSMTVKEVAHAVTIDPPAATVAVNDLEDRGLVMRQTIPTNRRYKVVSLTDAGWSMVATINAVDDPARDCGSNGVSGTDTLSDARRERCRDDDTGRCGEEEGG, from the coding sequence ATGTCGCGTAATCCGGAAGCGGACGAGGTCTGGCGCGCGATGACCGCACTGGTCACCGACAACCGCGACAGTTGGAGGCGAGCGACCGTCGACCAGACGGGCCTACCTTTGAGTCGCATCCGGATACTGCTCCGGCTGTCCCGCGGGTCGATGACCGTCAAAGAGGTCGCGCACGCCGTGACAATCGATCCCCCGGCGGCCACGGTGGCCGTCAACGATCTGGAGGACCGCGGCTTAGTCATGCGTCAGACTATTCCCACCAACCGGCGGTACAAAGTGGTATCACTGACCGACGCCGGCTGGTCGATGGTGGCCACCATCAATGCGGTCGACGACCCGGCTCGGGACTGTGGATCTAACGGTGTTTCCGGCACTGACACGCTGAGTGATGCTCGGCGAGAAAGGTGCCGTGATGACGACACTGGACGATGTGGCGAAGAAGAAGGCGGCTGA
- a CDS encoding IS256 family transposase — MTTLDDVAKKKAAEQSEGQKAAVELVRLAQEQGLSLTGPDGLLKQLTKTVLETALNEEMTEHLGYEKHDPPETGSGNIRNGTRTKTVLTDTTGPVELDVPRDRASTFEPQIVKKRQRRLNGVDEVVLSLYAKGLTTGEISAHFAEIYGASVSKETISRITDKVLEEMNDWSVRPLDETYAAIFIDAIVVKVRDGQVANRPFYAAIGVTLAGERDILGLWAGTGGEGAKFWMSVLTDLRNRGIKDTFFVVCDGLKGLPEVVGNVWPQAIVQTCIIHLLRNTFRLTSRKYWDEIKRDVKPIYTAVNATAARAAFDELAEKWGQRYPAVIRLWDNAWAEFIPFLDYDVEIRRVICSTNAIESLNARYRRAIKARGHFPSEQAALKCLYLVTRSLDPTGVGRARWTMRWKPALNAFAITFADRFPAAETY; from the coding sequence ATGACGACACTGGACGATGTGGCGAAGAAGAAGGCGGCTGAGCAGTCCGAAGGCCAGAAGGCTGCGGTCGAACTGGTCCGATTGGCCCAGGAGCAGGGCTTGTCGCTGACCGGGCCCGACGGGCTGCTCAAGCAGTTGACCAAGACGGTCCTCGAGACCGCGCTCAATGAGGAGATGACCGAGCACCTCGGCTATGAGAAACACGACCCGCCCGAGACGGGGTCGGGCAACATCCGCAACGGCACCCGCACCAAGACGGTGCTGACCGACACCACCGGCCCGGTCGAACTTGACGTGCCGCGCGATCGGGCATCGACCTTCGAGCCTCAGATCGTCAAGAAACGCCAACGTCGCCTGAACGGCGTGGACGAGGTCGTGCTGTCGCTGTACGCGAAGGGCTTGACCACCGGTGAGATCTCGGCGCACTTCGCCGAGATCTACGGGGCGTCGGTATCCAAAGAGACGATCAGCCGCATCACCGACAAGGTGCTTGAGGAGATGAACGACTGGTCGGTGCGACCGCTGGATGAAACCTACGCCGCGATCTTCATCGACGCGATCGTGGTCAAGGTCCGCGACGGCCAAGTCGCCAACCGGCCGTTCTACGCTGCCATCGGGGTCACCCTGGCCGGGGAACGCGACATCCTCGGCTTGTGGGCCGGCACCGGCGGGGAGGGCGCCAAGTTCTGGATGAGCGTGCTCACCGACCTACGCAACCGCGGCATCAAGGACACCTTCTTCGTCGTCTGCGACGGGCTCAAGGGACTGCCCGAGGTGGTGGGCAATGTGTGGCCGCAGGCGATCGTGCAGACGTGCATCATTCATCTGCTGCGCAACACTTTTCGGCTCACGTCCCGCAAGTACTGGGACGAGATCAAGCGCGACGTCAAGCCGATCTACACTGCGGTCAACGCGACCGCGGCTCGGGCGGCGTTCGACGAGCTGGCCGAGAAATGGGGGCAGCGCTACCCGGCAGTGATCCGGCTCTGGGACAACGCCTGGGCGGAGTTCATTCCGTTCCTGGACTACGACGTGGAGATCCGGCGAGTGATCTGCTCGACGAACGCGATCGAGTCGCTCAACGCCCGCTACCGCCGCGCGATCAAGGCCCGCGGACACTTCCCCTCCGAGCAGGCGGCGCTCAAGTGCCTGTATCTGGTGACCCGATCACTGGACCCGACCGGTGTCGGCAGGGCACGATGGACGATGCGGTGGAAACCTGCCCTCAATGCGTTCGCGATCACCTTCGCCGACCGATTCCCGGCAGCCGAAACCTACTGA
- a CDS encoding site-specific integrase: protein MEDVVPSELQAEAAVAHPSWFVDFLADRAVRKPSPHTIKAYRQDFEAIAVLLAHTPDAVAHLRVDELTKDNLRPAFATYAGTHSPASIRRCWSTWNTLCAFLFTAELLEANPMPLIGRPKVPKSLPKSYPAHAVTELVTAIDADQGSTRPSDWPERDRAIVFTSLLAGLRAEELLNANVGDIRRTDDGGVLHVRGKGNKDRRIPVARDLIILIDDYLQTRSIRFGSISLTVFPAFFISRFRLPGIGRRR, encoded by the coding sequence ATGGAAGATGTGGTCCCCTCCGAACTGCAGGCCGAAGCCGCAGTCGCGCATCCGAGCTGGTTCGTCGACTTCCTGGCCGACCGCGCGGTGCGCAAACCGTCACCGCACACAATCAAGGCCTACCGTCAAGACTTCGAAGCCATCGCCGTTCTGCTGGCCCACACCCCTGACGCCGTCGCACACTTGCGAGTCGACGAACTGACGAAGGACAACCTGCGCCCCGCGTTCGCCACCTACGCCGGCACCCACTCCCCAGCATCGATCCGACGCTGCTGGTCGACGTGGAATACGTTGTGCGCCTTTCTATTTACTGCAGAACTTCTCGAGGCCAACCCGATGCCGCTGATCGGTCGGCCGAAAGTGCCGAAGAGCCTCCCCAAGAGCTACCCGGCGCACGCCGTCACCGAACTGGTCACTGCCATCGACGCCGATCAAGGTTCTACTCGACCCAGCGACTGGCCCGAGCGCGACCGCGCCATCGTTTTCACTTCGCTGTTGGCCGGCCTGCGGGCCGAGGAACTCCTCAACGCCAACGTGGGCGACATCCGACGCACCGACGACGGCGGCGTGCTGCACGTGCGCGGGAAGGGCAACAAAGACCGTCGCATACCCGTCGCGAGAGACCTGATCATCCTCATCGACGACTACCTGCAGACACGCTCCATCCGCTTCGGGTCTATCTCGCTAACGGTGTTTCCGGCGTTTTTCATCAGTAGGTTTCGGCTGCCGGGAATCGGTCGGCGAAGGTGA